The Paenibacillus spongiae nucleotide sequence TTGCTTCCGCGGCGGCCGCGGTCGCCAAAATATTGTTCTTCGTATTCCTGATTCTGTTTGTTGTCTCGCTGATCTTCGGCCGCAGGAGGGTTTAGCCGGACTGAAGGGGGCTATCGGCGGATTGGCAAGGTGTAAGAACGCCGAATTGAATGATTGATGGGAACAACATAATGAATGGAGGGCTTTCAAATGAAAACGAATATTGCGAACGAAACTCACGTGCATACGGTAAATACGGCAGCCGAAGCAAAGGAACAGGTTAAGCGGCATGCTGCCCAAGGGTATACGAGAGATCAGCTGTTTGTGCTGGCACATGACAAGGACAGAACGGACCGGCTTGCCGAGAAGACGGATACGGAGCAGATCGGGCTGGAGGAGGAAGGGCTCGGTACGGCGCTGGCGAATATTTTCCGCTCGCGCGGGGACGAGCTGCGGGCGAAGATGAAATCCGTTGGCGTAGGAGATGCCGAAGCGGAGCGGCTGGAGCGTTCAATGGATCAAGACAAGATCGTCGTGATCGCTTGGGGCGGCAAGACCTATGAGTCGGATAGAGACTGCGATTCTACCATCACTTATTATCCGCCGTTCATCATTTAATGGCATACGGCAGCAAGATTAGACGGTAGACCGTTCCTGAGCGAACGGTCTACTTTCCGTTCGAGACGGATGCTCTTACACTCAATCGCCAGAAGAAGGGGGGCGATCCGGCATGCTGCTGCAGAACCGGTTTTTCAGAATATGTCTGGGAATCATCGCACTGCTGTTAATCGTTTACTTGACCGCCAAGGTCAGCTTCTTGTTCAAGCCGCTCGGCATGATCTTCACGAATCTTATTCCTTATATCGGTCCGATTCTGGGCGCCATCCCTTGCGTCATCGTCGCCTTCACGGACTCGCCTTCCATGGTGGCGTGGGTGCTGATCGTGACGATCGTCGCCCAGCAGGTGGAGGGAAACCTGCTCTCCCCGCTTATCTATGGCAAGAGGCTCGAAATCCATCCGCTCACGACGATTATTCTGCTGCTCGTTGCAGGGAAAATAGCAGGCATTCTGGGGTTTATTCTGGCCCTGCCCTTCTATATGGTCGTCAAAATCATCGTCGTGCGCATCTATCGGCTCTTTCTGGCGGAGAAGGTGGAAGAGCTGGTCGAATGACGCGAAGACGCAAAGGTGCAAGTGGCGCGTGCTACACCAGCCGCATCGCTTCGCGGTAATCGCTCGGCGATTGGCCGTAGAAGCGCTTGAATTGCTTGGAGAAGTAGAGCGGATCCTGAAAGCCGGCGGAGGCGGCGATTTGCTCGATGGTCAGCTCCTGGCGCTCGCGCAGCAGCAGGCGGGCTTTGTCCACGCGCAGCTTAAGCAGGAAGGTGACCGGCGTCATGCCGGTACGGCGTTTGAACAACCGGGACAGGTAAGCCCGGTTATAGCCGAGCGTTTCGGCCATCCGTTCGATCGATACGGGCTCGGCGTACTGCGTCGACAAATATCGGATGACCTGCTGGAAGAGCTCCTCGTCGCCGCCGGGCCGTACCGCGCGGTCTGCAGGCTCTTGAAGAACGGAGCTGAATTCGGCGAACAAGAGATGCAGGTAACCGACCGAACGCAAATGCGCATCCGCCCCGCCAAGACGGAACGAGCGCTCGATGCTGCGGTACAGGACCCCGATGCGTCGATTGCCCCCTGTGTCCACCACCTGCTGTTCCCCTTGCAGGAACGGACTGGCCAGTCTGTCCGCCTGCCTGCCTTCGAAGGCGATCCACCGGTAGCGCCAGGGTTCGGTCTCATGTGCGGCATAGCTGATCAGCTGCTCGGGCCGAATGAGGAAGGTTTGGCCGGCGTGCAGCTCGTACGGCTTGCCGGCGGCCGTGAAGGTGCCGCGGCCGGACAGCACATGGTGCATGAGATAGAAGTCATAAATCTTAGGTCCGATGCGGTGCCCGGGCTTCGTCTGGCTTTCCCCTGAAAATAATACATATAAATCACCATCTGAATGGGATGTCGGATTCGAGACGACGGAATAGGTGAACGGTCGTTCCATCGGATAGCAGCTCCTTTATTCATGACGATCCATCGTATGGCCATTGTAACATAGGCAGAGGTTCAGCTTCGACATAAGGTCACATTTATCCATGCGATATGCATATCCCGCCATTTCGTCCACAGCAGTTATCCGTTATACTGAAGCTAGCAAGACCCCCAATTCGACCGAAAAAGGATAGGTGTATGACGATGGCTGATATCCATGAGCTTACGCAGCGATTTATAAACATTTACGGCGGATCATCGGAAGGCATTCGCGTTTTCCACGCGCCGGGCAGGGTCAATTTGATCGGAGAACATACGGATTATAACGGCGGCTACGTCTTCCCGGCGGCGCTTACCTTCGGAACGACATTGCTTGCCCGCGAGCGCGGCGACAATCAGCTCGGGCTGGCCTCGACCAACTTCGAGCTGCGCAGACATATACCGATCGCCCCGATCGTGTTCGACGAAGCGGATAACTGGATGAATTATCCCAAGGGCGTCGTGAACGAGCTGCAGCAGCGCGGAAACGCATTCGCGACCGGCTATGATCTGCTGTATCATGGCGAAATCCCGAACGGCGCGGGTCTGTCCTCCTCGGCATCCATTGAAGTCGTTACGGCATACGCGCTGCTGACGCTGGGCGGTTACCCAACCGATACCGTTGAAATCGCAAGACTGGCGCAAAAGTCGGAGAACGAATTCAACGGCGTTCAATGCGGCATTATGGATCAATTCGCCGTGGCTAACGGCCGCAAGGATCATGCGATCCTGCTTATGTGCGATACGCTGGAATACGAGCTGGTCCCGTTTCATTCGGGAAGCTATAAGCTCGTTATCGGAAATACGAACAAACGCCGCGGTCTGGTCGATTCGAAGTACAATGAGCGCCGCAGCCAATGCGAGAAGGCGGTGAAGGACCTGCAGGCGGCATTCCCTGCCGCGACGCTGCTTGGCCAAATTTCACTTTCGGATTTCAACGCGAATGCTCATTTGATCAAAGACGATATCGTTCGCAACCGCGCCCGTCACGTCGTCGAGGAGATCGACCGCGTGAGGCGTTCCATCGCCGTGCTGAAGGCGAATGATCTGGAATCATTCGGGCAGCTGATGAACGCTTCGCATGATTCGCTTCGCGATTTATACGAAGTAACGGGCGAGGAGCTCGATGCGATGGTCGATGCCGCGCGTTCGGTGCCCGGCGTGCTCGGATCCCGGATGACGGGAGCCGGCTTCGGCGGATGTACCGTTTCGCTCGTTCACGAGGACAGCATCGAGCGCTTCAAGGATGAAGTCGGCCGTCAATATACGGAAGCGACGGGGCTGCAGGCGGATTTCTATGTCTGCTCCATCGGCAATGGCGTCGAGCAGCTTGCTTAGCTCATACACGTACTGCTCGTTCATTACCGGCAGCTGCTATTTAGAATGCATTTAACGAATGATAATTATATAGGTGAAGTGTTATATCGAAGGGAGAGAATCAGAGATGGCGGTTCTAGTTACAGGGGGCGCAGGCTATATCGGTTCACATACGGTTGCCGCTTTGCTGGAGCGCGGCGAGCAAATTATCGTCGCCGATAATTTACAGCAGGGACACCGGGAAGCGGTTCTTGGCGGTAAGCTGTATGTAGGAGATCTGCGCGACGGCGAATTTCTCGATACCGTATTCCAGGAGAACAGCATCGATGCGGTCATTCATTTCGCGGCCAATTCGCTGGTCGGGGAGAGCATGAAGGACCCGGGGAAATATTATCATAATAATGTTTATGGCACGCTCAGTCTGCTTGAAGCCATGATTCGGCATCAAGTTGGCAAGATCGTCTTCTCCTCTACAGCCGCGACGTATGGCGAACCGGAGAACGTTCCGATCGATGAGCATGACCGGACGCTCCCGACGAACGCATATGGCGAGACGAAGCTGGCGATGGAAAAAATGATGAAATGGTTCGATGTCGCGCACGGCTTGAAGTATATCTCGCTTCGTTACTTTAATGCCGCCGGAGCGCATGCGAGCGGCCGAATCGGGGAGGATCACAGCCCGGAGACGCATCTGATTCCGCTTGTTCTGCAGGCGGCGCTCGGGCAGCGTCCGCATATTTCCGTCTTCGGCGACGATTATCCGACCGAGGATGGAACCTGCATCCGCGATTATATTCACGTCAGCGATCTGGCGGATGCCCATGTGCTGGCTGTCGACCGTCTGCGGGAGGGCGGGGATAGCGCCGTGTATAACTTGGGCAACGGAACGGGCTTCTCGGTGAAGCAGGTCATCGACATTGCGCGGTGGGTGACCGACCATGAGATTCCGGCCGTGATGGAAGCAAGACGCGCAGGCGACCCGGCAGTACTTGTCGCATCCTCGGAGCGCGCCCGTCAGGAGCTGGGGTGGAACCCTAGCCGCGCCAAGCTGGAGGACATCATCGGCAGCGCCTGGGCGTGGCATCGGAACAACCCGGGCGGCTATAACAAGAACGGATAGTATCGAACGATAGAAAGAATGGTTCCAATTCTTCATTCAACCGATATCACGCCAACAAAAGGAGCATGCATCATGACAGAACATCAAGCATATGGGCCGGACGCAAGCAATGCGGTCATTCTGATCGAGAGGCTTGTCCGATTCGCACTTCAGCGCGGCTTGCTGGGCGAGCTCGATGCCTATGCATCGCGTAATGCGCTGCTTGATCTGTTTCAATTCACGGAAGCGTACGACGGGGAGCCTCTTGATGAAGAGCTGCTGGAGAGCGCGATGGAGCTGATGGAGCCGCTGCTCGATTACGGCGTTTCCATCGGACTAATTCCCGACAATACGACGACGTCCCGCGATCTGTTGGATGCGCGCATCATGGGACTGCTAATGCCGCGCCCGGCCGAAGCAGCCGCTCAATTCTGGCGGCTCGCGAAAGCGGAAGGGGCCGTGAAGGCTACCGATGCGTTCTATGCGCTGAGCATCGATTCCAACTATATCCGAATGGACCGGATCCGGAAGAACCAGTACTGGCAACAGCCGACGGAATACGGCAATTTGGAAATTACCGTTAACCTGTCGAAGCCGGAGAAGGACCCGCGGGAAATCGCCAAGCTGAAAACTTTGGCACCGAGCCATTACCCGAAATGCCTGCTCTGCGTTGATAACGTAGGCTACGCCGGCCGCGCGGATCATCCGGCACGCCAGAACCTGCGCGTCGTGCCGTTAACGCTCCAAGGCGAAACATGGTACCTTCAATACTCGCCGTACGTGTATTATAACGAGCACAGCATTGTATTCCACAGCAAGCACGTGCCGATGAGGATATCGGCCGGCTCGTTCGTCCGCTTGCTGGACTTTGTCGACGAGTTCCCGCATTACTTTATAGGCTCGAATGCGGACTTGCCGATCGTCGGCGGCTCGATTTTGAACCATGACCATTTTCAGGCGGGACGTCATACCTTTCCGATGGAGACCGCGCAGGCGGAAGCGGTCTATGCGGATTCCGCGGAGCCGGACATCACATACAGCGTTGTGGCATGGCCCATGTCGGTCGTACGCATTAACGGATTGAATAAGCCGAAGGTGCTTGCGGCGGCGGAGCGGCTATTGAACGCCTGGCGCGCATACAGCGATCCGCTCGCAGATATTCAAGCCTACACCGAGAAAGATGGCATGCGCGTGCCGCACAATACCATTACACCGATCGCGCGCATTCACGATAACGGCGAGTATGAGCTTGATCTCGTTCTGCGCAATAACCGGACCAGCCCCGCTCATCCGGACGGTATATTCCACCCGCATGATCATCTGCACCATATTAAGAAAGAGAACATCGGACTAATTGAGGTTATGGGCTTGGCGGTGCTGCCCGGAAGGCTGAAGACCGAGCTGGAGGACATTGCGGGGTACTTGACCGGTGACGTGACGGCAGATGAAGCGGCCCTTCAAGCCGGACCGCTGGGCAAGCATGCCGGTTGGATTCTGGACATGATCCGCGAGTACGGAACCGGATTGACGGCGGTACAGGCGGCGGAAGTGCTGCGGGATGAAGTAGGACGCAAGTTTCTCGAAGTGCTGAAGGATGCCGGCGTTTACAAGCGTACGCCGGAAGGAAGAGAAGCATTCGAACGGTTCCTGCTTTCCGTCGGTTTATCGGCACGATAAAGAAGTGGATAGCCCGGTCCCCTCGATACCCGCATGTTGCGGGTATCGAGGGGATTCTTTATTGGCAGCGGGCAGTCAAGCGGGTGCAATGTTTTTTGGTAAACATAGCATTATATCAAATATGGTATTTTTTTATAATTAATAAAGGGTTATAATAAAAGCTATCGAAATTAGTTAGTGACTACTTTACTCGAATAGTTGGAGGGGTTACACGTGTCTTTGCCGATCATGCCGCTGGATGATTTTTTAAAGCTAACGACAGATGAACAGGTAGAAAAGCTGAAACAATACAAGATGGATTATACCTTGAAGGATATCCGTGAAGTATGGGGCTTTAAGCACTCGGCCCAGTATTATATGCTTCTGAAGAAGCTGCGCATCTACGAGCGTGTCGTGAACAAGTCGGACAAGTTCTTCCCCGAGCAGCTGCTCTCTTCGCGCGGCGGCGCGGTACCGCTTCCAACTTATTCGTATGCCATGAACGAGCGCAAAGCCCCTGCCGATCAATTCGGCTATGAATTGAACGTGACGCTCAGCGGTCCGGAGCTTGCGGACAAGCTGGAGCGATTGGCGCACTTCTTGAAGGGGGAGCAGAAGGAAGTCACGATCAAGCTGTCGATCTCTGCCGATGCGCCAGGGGAAGCGGGTATGCGCGATCAGCAGGAAGGGGAAGCTTTGTAATCGCAAGCCCAAAGATGACGGCAAGCTAGGTAATATCAATTGGATTGCACCGGGCTTACCTGCTGCATATAACAAAACCGGCCCGAAGAGGGGCCGGTTTCTTTCTTCCGGGTACCGACAAAGTCCATTGGAAGTTCAACACTGACCGGAGATTGGACGGGAATCTTATCGGTCCGGACGGAATATCGGCTGTTTTGTTGTATGAATAATGATGTCGTATAATGTAACAATATGCTAGTAATTGTAATACAATGTAAATTGTTATGTGAAAATCATTGACTTTTGCTGCGCAGCTTCCCCAGCTCGGAGACGAGCGCTTCCACCTCGCTGATGCTGAATTTCTCCTTGTCTGCCACAACGTCATACAAATCTTTAATGTCCTCGTAATGTGCGATATCGAAGTGCGTGGCCTGCATAGCGGCGGCCGATGCCATCCGCAGCTTGGTCTTGATCGCTTCAATCATATACTCGACATTCTCCAATGACGGTTCGCTTAAATTTTTCATCGCGGGCTCCTCCTTCCTGGCCTGTATTAGCTGTTCGTATTGTACCATGCTTGCAAGGCTGCCGCCACTTTGCTTTCATTTGATGCTATCATGCGATATCGGGTACAATTAGGGCATGGGAAGGGGCTGGGATACGGATGAAAAGTCGAACCAAGCCGCGTCGCCATTCGGACGGCGGGGCCGTATCTTGGCAGCGGGCGGATGCGGATGGCTTAAGAAGTTTTTTGCTGCAGGCTGCCGATAGCCATCCGGATCGTTCATCGCTTACGGTCGTATGTATCGGCACGGACCGTTCGACGGGCGACTCGTTTGGGCCTTGGATCGGAACGATGCTGCGGGAGCGGGGCTGGACGAATGTAATCGGGACGCTGAGCAGTCCTTGCGATGCGGATCGTTATGAGCGGGCTGTCGCCGGCATACATCCGGAGCAGACCGTCATTGCCATTGACGCTTGCCTCGGCAAACCCGACAGCGTGGGCGGTTTCCTTGTCAAGGAAGGCCAGCTGCAGCCGGCGCAGGCGACGGACAAGCGTCTGTCTCCGATTGGCCATTACAGCATTGCCGGCGTGGTTGCCCCCTTTGGCGCCAGGTCGTATTGGAGCCTGCAGCGTGCGTCGCTCTACGAAATCATCGCGATGGCAGGTCAAGCAGCGGATGCTCTCTGCCTCGCATGGCCCGACCGGAAGCGGGCTGCCTCGGACGATTCCCGGGATGCTGCGCCGCTTATGCCGCTGCTTCGATTCATGATGAAGGATAGTCGGTGAAGAAGTGGTTATCATGGAATGGAAAGGATGATAACGATATGACGAAGATATCGCTGGCCAATCATAAGGTTACGCTGCCAAGCGGACTCGAGGCCGCTTATTACGATTCGGGGGCCGTGAATGGAATTTTGCCGGCAGGGACGGCAATCATTCTGCTTCATGGCTACTGCGGAAGCTCGGCTTATTGGGAGAAAGTGCTGCCGGAACTTGCGAAGCTCGGACGCGTCGTCATTCCCGACCTTCGCGGGCATGGGTTAAGCTCAGCCCCTGAAGAGGAAACATACGCGATGGAGACGCTGGCCGATGATCTGAATCTCTTGATCGGAGAGCTTCGCATCGATACGGCTTGTTTATTCGGCCATTCGCTTGGCGGTTATGCGGCGCTCGCCTATGCGGAGAAGAACGGCGATCGGCTGAAATCGCTGGGGCTTATTCATTCCACCGCTTTGCCCGATAGCGCCGAAGCTAAGCTGAACCGGGATAAGGCGGTTCAGACGATTCTGACCGAAGGCATTGAGCGGTTCGTCGATGGTCTTGTTCCGAAGCTGTTTGCGCCGCGGCATCGAGATACGATGGAGGAGGCGGTCGGCCGGGTCGTTAAGATTGGTTACGGCACCAGTGCGGCCGGTGCGGCGGCGACCGCGCGCGGAATGAAGACGCGGCAGGACCGTACGGTCGTGCTGGAAGGCTTGAACCTTCCAAGACTGCTCGTTGCCGGCTCGGATGACGGAGTCATCCCGGCGGAGAAGACGTTTACGGCCGAAGGGCCAGGCGTCTCTCAGGTCTTGCTCGGCGGATGCGGGCATATGAGCATGCTGGAGTCTCCGGGCGAGCTTGCAAGCCGTATCGACGCATTCGTTCGCTTATCGGCTCGTTAACGGATAGGCACTGGGTGGAGAGGAGAGTGGCTTGTCATGTTTCAACGGGATTATTTTATGCGGATGATTGAACAAATGAGCGTTGTCGTTGGGCAAGTGATGGGTCTGCGGAGGGAAAGAAAGCAGGAGGAAGCGCTGCTTGTCATCGACGAATTGCTTGATCGGGAATTCCGCTTGAACGCCAAGCTGATCCGCTCGTTATCGGATCGCGATCTGATCGCCATGATGACGAGGAGCGGTATTGTCGAGACCGCGAACGTATATGCCATTGCGCGTTTATTGAAGGAAGAGGGCGACCTGAATGAAGAGCTCGGCCGCCCCGAGCGCAGCTTTCCGTCGCGGCTGAAGGCGCTCCATCTTTTTATCCGGCTTGCGCTGCTCGATGCCCCGGCGGTCCTCAAGACGCCAACGGAGGAGGCCGACGAGCTGCTGGCTCGACTAGGCGAGTATGAACTGCCTGTTGAGACGAAGCAGCTTATTCTGGAATGGCATGAGGCGGAGAGAAGATACGATTTGGCGGAGAATGTGCTGTACGAGCTTATGGAGGACAGCGTGCTGACGAAGGAGGATGCGGATGAATTTTATCGTCGTCTGCTCCTGCTTCCGGATGAATGGCTAGAGGCTGGCGGTCTGCCCCGAGATGAAATCATTGACGGTCAGAAGCGGCTTCATGTTTAGAATAGGGTAGGAGCGATCGAATACATATGGAACAATGGCAGATGGAAATGCGGCAGTGGATCGATAACGGGCAGCTCAGGCAGGCGACGTTCAGCCAGCTCAGACGCAAGGATGGCGATACGCCTCCGAAGACGGCGATCCGGCCGGTCGAGCTGCGGGGCGGTCTCTACTACCAGCTGGAATATCATTACAAGACGAAAGTGACCCACGAGAACGTGCCGCAAGCGGAAGCGGCTTCCCGGCTTATAGAGCTGCTGGACGAGCAATACCGGCAGGCGCTTATCAAAACGGACGAGGCCGATGTTCAGCTGCTCTTCAATAAGAAAGGGAAGGCTGCGATTCTTCGCAAGCCGGCGACAGTCAAGAATAAAACGGAGGCACTCTCCCATAACCGCCAGAAGCAGTACGTCCTGCAGGAAGGCGATGCCGCTCCGTTTCTCGTCGAGCTGGGCATTGTGACTAAGGAAGGGCGCGTCGCCGCTAAGAAGCAGGATAAATTCCGGCAGATAAACCGCTTTCTGGAGATGGTAACCGACATCCTGCCATACCTTCCCGAAGACCGGGAAATCAAGATTGTCGATTTCGGATGCGGCAAATCTTATTTGACGTTCGCGCTGTATCAT carries:
- a CDS encoding alpha/beta fold hydrolase; protein product: MTKISLANHKVTLPSGLEAAYYDSGAVNGILPAGTAIILLHGYCGSSAYWEKVLPELAKLGRVVIPDLRGHGLSSAPEEETYAMETLADDLNLLIGELRIDTACLFGHSLGGYAALAYAEKNGDRLKSLGLIHSTALPDSAEAKLNRDKAVQTILTEGIERFVDGLVPKLFAPRHRDTMEEAVGRVVKIGYGTSAAGAAATARGMKTRQDRTVVLEGLNLPRLLVAGSDDGVIPAEKTFTAEGPGVSQVLLGGCGHMSMLESPGELASRIDAFVRLSAR
- a CDS encoding AraC family transcriptional regulator; translation: MERPFTYSVVSNPTSHSDGDLYVLFSGESQTKPGHRIGPKIYDFYLMHHVLSGRGTFTAAGKPYELHAGQTFLIRPEQLISYAAHETEPWRYRWIAFEGRQADRLASPFLQGEQQVVDTGGNRRIGVLYRSIERSFRLGGADAHLRSVGYLHLLFAEFSSVLQEPADRAVRPGGDEELFQQVIRYLSTQYAEPVSIERMAETLGYNRAYLSRLFKRRTGMTPVTFLLKLRVDKARLLLRERQELTIEQIAASAGFQDPLYFSKQFKRFYGQSPSDYREAMRLV
- the galE gene encoding UDP-glucose 4-epimerase GalE; its protein translation is MAVLVTGGAGYIGSHTVAALLERGEQIIVADNLQQGHREAVLGGKLYVGDLRDGEFLDTVFQENSIDAVIHFAANSLVGESMKDPGKYYHNNVYGTLSLLEAMIRHQVGKIVFSSTAATYGEPENVPIDEHDRTLPTNAYGETKLAMEKMMKWFDVAHGLKYISLRYFNAAGAHASGRIGEDHSPETHLIPLVLQAALGQRPHISVFGDDYPTEDGTCIRDYIHVSDLADAHVLAVDRLREGGDSAVYNLGNGTGFSVKQVIDIARWVTDHEIPAVMEARRAGDPAVLVASSERARQELGWNPSRAKLEDIIGSAWAWHRNNPGGYNKNG
- a CDS encoding DUF1128 domain-containing protein, yielding MKNLSEPSLENVEYMIEAIKTKLRMASAAAMQATHFDIAHYEDIKDLYDVVADKEKFSISEVEALVSELGKLRSKSQ
- a CDS encoding DUF6483 family protein; the protein is MFQRDYFMRMIEQMSVVVGQVMGLRRERKQEEALLVIDELLDREFRLNAKLIRSLSDRDLIAMMTRSGIVETANVYAIARLLKEEGDLNEELGRPERSFPSRLKALHLFIRLALLDAPAVLKTPTEEADELLARLGEYELPVETKQLILEWHEAERRYDLAENVLYELMEDSVLTKEDADEFYRRLLLLPDEWLEAGGLPRDEIIDGQKRLHV
- the yyaC gene encoding spore protease YyaC, which gives rise to MKSRTKPRRHSDGGAVSWQRADADGLRSFLLQAADSHPDRSSLTVVCIGTDRSTGDSFGPWIGTMLRERGWTNVIGTLSSPCDADRYERAVAGIHPEQTVIAIDACLGKPDSVGGFLVKEGQLQPAQATDKRLSPIGHYSIAGVVAPFGARSYWSLQRASLYEIIAMAGQAADALCLAWPDRKRAASDDSRDAAPLMPLLRFMMKDSR
- a CDS encoding class I SAM-dependent methyltransferase, with amino-acid sequence MEQWQMEMRQWIDNGQLRQATFSQLRRKDGDTPPKTAIRPVELRGGLYYQLEYHYKTKVTHENVPQAEAASRLIELLDEQYRQALIKTDEADVQLLFNKKGKAAILRKPATVKNKTEALSHNRQKQYVLQEGDAAPFLVELGIVTKEGRVAAKKQDKFRQINRFLEMVTDILPYLPEDREIKIVDFGCGKSYLTFALYHLLAVQQKRQISIVGLDLKADVIAFCSDLARKLGYVRLTFQVGDIAKYEEQSAVDMVVTLHACDTATDAALAKSVEWGASVILSVPCCQHELFRQVANEALSPLLSHGLLKERFAALATDAVRAQLLEVLGYKVQMLEFIDPEHTPKNILIRATLGPKTDADRKWREYTAFRDSLQLAPYLERALADKLPTP
- a CDS encoding galactokinase, translating into MADIHELTQRFINIYGGSSEGIRVFHAPGRVNLIGEHTDYNGGYVFPAALTFGTTLLARERGDNQLGLASTNFELRRHIPIAPIVFDEADNWMNYPKGVVNELQQRGNAFATGYDLLYHGEIPNGAGLSSSASIEVVTAYALLTLGGYPTDTVEIARLAQKSENEFNGVQCGIMDQFAVANGRKDHAILLMCDTLEYELVPFHSGSYKLVIGNTNKRRGLVDSKYNERRSQCEKAVKDLQAAFPAATLLGQISLSDFNANAHLIKDDIVRNRARHVVEEIDRVRRSIAVLKANDLESFGQLMNASHDSLRDLYEVTGEELDAMVDAARSVPGVLGSRMTGAGFGGCTVSLVHEDSIERFKDEVGRQYTEATGLQADFYVCSIGNGVEQLA
- a CDS encoding general stress protein, with the translated sequence MKTNIANETHVHTVNTAAEAKEQVKRHAAQGYTRDQLFVLAHDKDRTDRLAEKTDTEQIGLEEEGLGTALANIFRSRGDELRAKMKSVGVGDAEAERLERSMDQDKIVVIAWGGKTYESDRDCDSTITYYPPFII
- a CDS encoding DUF1328 domain-containing protein, producing the protein MLGWAVLFFIIAIVAGVTGFFWLASAAAAVAKILFFVFLILFVVSLIFGRRRV
- a CDS encoding AI-2E family transporter, with the protein product MLLQNRFFRICLGIIALLLIVYLTAKVSFLFKPLGMIFTNLIPYIGPILGAIPCVIVAFTDSPSMVAWVLIVTIVAQQVEGNLLSPLIYGKRLEIHPLTTIILLLVAGKIAGILGFILALPFYMVVKIIVVRIYRLFLAEKVEELVE
- a CDS encoding UDP-glucose--hexose-1-phosphate uridylyltransferase — encoded protein: MTEHQAYGPDASNAVILIERLVRFALQRGLLGELDAYASRNALLDLFQFTEAYDGEPLDEELLESAMELMEPLLDYGVSIGLIPDNTTTSRDLLDARIMGLLMPRPAEAAAQFWRLAKAEGAVKATDAFYALSIDSNYIRMDRIRKNQYWQQPTEYGNLEITVNLSKPEKDPREIAKLKTLAPSHYPKCLLCVDNVGYAGRADHPARQNLRVVPLTLQGETWYLQYSPYVYYNEHSIVFHSKHVPMRISAGSFVRLLDFVDEFPHYFIGSNADLPIVGGSILNHDHFQAGRHTFPMETAQAEAVYADSAEPDITYSVVAWPMSVVRINGLNKPKVLAAAERLLNAWRAYSDPLADIQAYTEKDGMRVPHNTITPIARIHDNGEYELDLVLRNNRTSPAHPDGIFHPHDHLHHIKKENIGLIEVMGLAVLPGRLKTELEDIAGYLTGDVTADEAALQAGPLGKHAGWILDMIREYGTGLTAVQAAEVLRDEVGRKFLEVLKDAGVYKRTPEGREAFERFLLSVGLSAR